A region of the Bacteroidota bacterium genome:
TTACAAAACCCAATGACAGCTTGGCTAAATGACTATTAATGACAATTGAATGACTTTTACATTCACATCCATTATTAATTCAAAGCCCAAGTATAATGAGTAATACAAAGTTTTCTTAGAGGCACTACTTAAGCATAATGCAAATAGTTATTTACCAATTCTTTGATTTTCTCATTTTTACCGTATAGCTCTTCACTCATTTTTTCATCATCAAAACTTTTAAGATGCTCAGCAATATCTTCTAACATTCCTTGAGAAAAAACATTATATTTTGTTAAAACATTTGCTTTCTCCAGTAATTTTTTTGCAGATCCAAAGCATGATGTTGGCAAACTATCAAGTTTTTCAAGAATATCTTTGTGTTCATCATCAAAAATATTTACGTTTACATAAAGATCTTTTGCTTTTTCAAGAGCATTGTCCATTTCAAGACCATGACGAGCTGCTACAGCAAGTCCTGCCATAAGTAAATAAATATCTGCACTTCCGTCAGGACTTCTTAATTCCGCAGTTTGTTTTTGGCTTGTATCAGGAGCTTTACTGTCATCCTGTGGATTAACATCTTTAATCATCCTATGTGCATTACCAAGCCAGCCAAGTGGCACTCTTACTAATACAGACCTGTTTCTATCGCCCCAGCAAATATTTGTCGGTGCTTCCTGATGAGGTACTAATCGTAAATATGAAGTAGGAATGGTATTGCCAAAAGCTGATAAGGCAGGGGCAAGGTCAAGGTATCCTGCAATAATTTTTTTTGCCTCATCACTAAGTTTGTTGTTTTTTATCATAACACTTTTGCCGTCTTTTAACAGCTTGGTGTGAATATGTAATCCGCAACCGGCTTTTCCTACGGTAATTTTTGGTGCAAAAGTAATTGTTAATCCGTATTTATAGCCAAGCATTCTTAAAATCCATTTTGCCAAAATAAGTTGGTTTGCTGATTCTTCCATTGGTGCTGTAAGGAACTCAAGTTCGTATTGTTCCATTGCAAGCTTTCCTTCAGTGAAGCTACCGACCTCAGAGTGTCCGTATTTGAGTTTCCCACCAATTGAACTAATTATTTTCATTGCTTCGTCAACGATAAAACGCCATTTCGAAAAAGGTGGAGATTCGTGGTAACTATGCTGGTCTGTAGCAGGATAAAGTGCTTCTTTTTCACCGATTATATAAAATTCAAGTTCGCCCATTACTTGAAGTTCATATCCTGTGTTTTTTTGTAATTCTTCTTGTGCTTTAAGCATTATATTCGCAGGAGAACTTTTAAGGGGCTTGCCTTCAACCGTGTAATACTTGCAAATTATATCAAGTGTTGGATCTTCTTCAAATGGATTTACAAATGCAGTTTGATATTTAGGAACAATATAAAGGTCACTTGCATCTGCTTCAATATAGTCGAATATGCTGGAACCGTCCAATCGTTCTCCCATTGATAAAAGGTTATCTAATCTTTCTATTGAATCTATTACAAAACTTAATTTTTTTAATCTGCTATCACCTCCTACATAGCGGAAGTTTAGCATTTTTATATCATTTTCTGTTACAAATTTTATGATATCTGATTTTGTAAATTCTTTTGCAGGTTTTTTTAAATATTTTTCTAGTTCGTTGCTATACATGATTTTATATTTGTTATTTTATATTAACTAATTTTTTTCTAATTGCATTTACTGATTCCTTTGCTACGCCAATTTCAATTTTCTTTTCTATTTTTTCCTTTGTAATTTTTTTAATTTCGTCTTTTGAATTTTCAATATCTTTTTCCCAATTTTCAATATTTTTTAATTCTCTTTCATGCTCTCTTTCCAATTTATTGAGATCTTTGTTTTGATCCTTTAAATAATCTTCCGCATTATCCAACTGATCTTTAATCGCTTCTATGGTAATTTCTTTAGCAAAATCTTTTAAATAATTTTCAAAAATCTTATACTCTTCAGGACTATTTACTGAGGACACAAAACCACCTGTCATATCAATTGCAACTAAAAGAATATGCCTGTTATCACCATTTTCTTTAATAACAGAGAAAATATTAAATGGAGTTTTACCTATTTCTTTCATTGTTGCTCCAAAAACATCGATATTATTTTTTGTTTCAATTTTTCCATCAAGCTTTTTAAGTTTGTGTTTCCATTCTTTTTCAATATCTTTAAATTCTGATTCGTATATATTTATCATTAAAGTATTTCTAAATAATTCCCCGACTTTCATCTCGGTTTCTTCAACGCTAAAGTCGTAGTATTGAGAATAAGCATTGATAAAAAGAGTAGAAAAAATCAGAGTTAATAACATTTTAATTTTCATGCTTTAAATTTTTTTGTTTTAAAATGTTTAAACATACTTCATTATTAAGTGTCAAAAATAGAAAAAATAATTTATTTAAAGAACTGTCTTTTTCCTTTTGTCTTTCGAATTTTGCTTTCGTCATAGTCTTTAGCCTTTATGACAAAGAAAGAAAACAAATTGGAACATGAGTTCTAAAACAATAAAGAAACATCAATCTCAGAAAAAGACAGATATACTTTATATAGGGGGGGCTATAAATGGCGAAAATTTTAACTTTTTATTTTATAAACTCATCCCTGCCTTCTCT
Encoded here:
- a CDS encoding glutamine synthetase family protein encodes the protein MYSNELEKYLKKPAKEFTKSDIIKFVTENDIKMLNFRYVGGDSRLKKLSFVIDSIERLDNLLSMGERLDGSSIFDYIEADASDLYIVPKYQTAFVNPFEEDPTLDIICKYYTVEGKPLKSSPANIMLKAQEELQKNTGYELQVMGELEFYIIGEKEALYPATDQHSYHESPPFSKWRFIVDEAMKIISSIGGKLKYGHSEVGSFTEGKLAMEQYELEFLTAPMEESANQLILAKWILRMLGYKYGLTITFAPKITVGKAGCGLHIHTKLLKDGKSVMIKNNKLSDEAKKIIAGYLDLAPALSAFGNTIPTSYLRLVPHQEAPTNICWGDRNRSVLVRVPLGWLGNAHRMIKDVNPQDDSKAPDTSQKQTAELRSPDGSADIYLLMAGLAVAARHGLEMDNALEKAKDLYVNVNIFDDEHKDILEKLDSLPTSCFGSAKKLLEKANVLTKYNVFSQGMLEDIAEHLKSFDDEKMSEELYGKNEKIKELVNNYLHYA